The Fusarium musae strain F31 chromosome 10, whole genome shotgun sequence DNA window CTTGCGATACCCAAACTCGTTCAAGTGAACATTGTCCTCACTCATGATCCCCTCCTGGTCATCCCCAAATGGCAAGAAAGCACACCCATGATCATCAGCGATAGCCTTGAGCTTAGCGTTCGCATCCTCAATCACAGCAAGCTCCAAACCACGCTGGATGAACAACGCAGTAATGACAACAGTCATGTCAGGAAACTCACTCCGCAACTGCTTGACCACAGCGCCATAGGCATCAGCGTCGCTCTTTCGAAGGccctgcttcttgagattGTTGGATCCCATGTGGATGTACATAGTCTTGATGTTaggctgatgatgcttcAGAAGACGCACGAGACCTTGATCCATGCGGTACTGCACAttcaagatcttgtcgcCGCCAACGCCGAGGTTAAGTATACGCGAGTCCTTGTTGATGCTCAGCATTCGGCCCGTGGTCTTGAAGCGCTCGAAGAGGCTGTCGCCGAGAACAGCGACGGTGTATTCACCGGGGTTAGCCTTGATCTGCGGGACGTGGGTGTTGTGATGGGTCTCGTGAGATCGCTGCTTGAACATCTTGGACGACTTAGCGATGGTCGTGATGAATATTCGTGGGGAAAGGTGACGAACAAATGTCGGCGTGGGCGATCACCTTTTTATTCCTGTCAGCGACAACTCAATCAGGAAACGAGGCTCTTCCAACGCGCAAACGCGCAAAAGTCAGCGCTGCCGAAGGAGTCATTCGGTACAAGTCAACCTACAACGTCAAAAGCCTTGTCTCGGGAATAACTTGTGTGGATACGCGTACAGGGTTGAAAGCTAAAGTCAGTCTAGCAGGGAGTGAATACCTAGAGGCCAGTGGCATTCACTTGTTCGCTCCGCCAGGTACGCACTGCCACACACTGGCACAAGCAGCCACCGAGTTACGCAAAACTGTTGATGCACTGGCATTAAGTGCTCGCTACCCTGTGACTTGATATTGGTGAATCTGCCAGTTCAAGTGCAATCAAGTGCAATCATCCCAATTTACAATACATGAGCATGACTGTAAAACTTATTTCGCAATCATTTTGTTCTTACTAATTGAAAGTTTGTCGATTTCATTAGCTATTTTCCCTGATTTGCCTTACACTAATGTTTTCTGCTTGATTGCATTGAATCTGCAAAAGCAGCACGTTGGAACAAATTATAGCAATATGCTACACAATGCGCACATTTGCCTCCAATTGACTATATATTAGACGATTGGTCCATAAAACGTCTTGCAAAACATCAacaattttcttttttttctttcgaTCTGCTGCCCTTCTGGTCCGGAAAACGGCGTGCTTGCCTGGCAAGCTGTAAGCGGCAGTTCATCTTGGCAAACATCATTTCATGGTCTTGAGAATGTTCCAAGCAAATACAACACAGAAGAACAATTTACTGCCCCTTTGCTACTCAGCATTATGGCATACAATCAGAACGCGATCCCTGTTTTGGAAAGTGCCTCTTTGCGTTACAAAAGCAAGCAGGAAACACCAAGTTGGGTGTCGCATCATAGGATAATGTTGTCCTCGAACTGCGAAGGGTTCGGCAGCAGCAAGACCCTGTTGCCACCACAGTCGCGTTTCCACTATGAAACACTTGCAGATCAATCTTGACATACGCACAAAAGCATGATAAAGCTGACTCCTGTCAAGCCTCTTCGGTAGAAAGCCGAGGTGTGCATGCCACGCGTGTTTTGCATCCGCCAAGACGGACATAGATATCCTGATGCGCCGGATACGGATCTCGAAGGaaccttcttggccttggattACCATTGACTTGCTGGTGGCATTCTCCAAATGATCTGCAAGACACTAGAATTTTCTGTTTGTCAGTGAAAAGCGTTTCCCCTCACGGCAGATGGCACGGGTAGTAACTTAACGTGGCGGTAAAATTACAAGCGTGATTCAATATCATGCAAAAGCCACATGGCGACCTACAGCTTTAGCATATACATGTGTACCTCGAATTTCAGCTGGGAGTTAGCTACAGCAATAATTCACTCAGATGACAGATGAACATTGACACTCCCCAGACATTTCTCGTCTTCCCCGCGATAGTTCGATACGCCAAGCAACCCCACGATTTCCGGGCTACCGGGCAGAAAAAGACACAAAGCCCTTATCCTCAACAATACCAAAGGAACAGGGAAATACCATGACGAGGACCCAAGAGATCGCTCCACCAGAAGTGAAAAACTCGTTCGACTTGCGTGTGCTTGGCACACTTGGCGGTCTTGGCTGGCGCGTCGTAACGGCCGCATTCTCCAACTCGGTCTCCATGGGGTTCCCCGTGGGGTCGGTGAGGTTTTTTGTCTTCTGTTTTTAGAGATTCAGATgcacaagagaagaaagtcgAATGTTGTGATCTGAGATGATCTGATGTGCCCCATCTGTGCTTTTTACCCCAGACTTGGCTCAATGTGACAACTTCGACCTTGTAAACAGTGAACGGGAAGAACGACACGTTAGAATGAGCGAGGAGATGGATTCCGATCATTCAACAAATTGTACTCATTCCTATTGGccatctttattttaagcaTGAATAATTTGGGGCATAAAAGGCGGAGTAAAGGGGAGACGAGTTTGGGGGTCAGCATCGTCTCTCATCTCGCCTAAAACTGCAcatctcttgtcttgtcttctcttctcacccCAAATTTGGCATTCGGAGAGCCAAGAAACAGCCAAGATAAAAAACCCCATCTGCACCAGCTTGCCATCGATGTGGTAATTCTTCCGTTCGCCCGCCACGTGTCGGCTATGTCAAGTCCTGCAGCCTCAAGTCATAGCCGCCCCTTGAAATCACCACGCACGctcagcttgaagatgtaCCCTCAGCTTGATCTGCTGATTTTTGAGCTGTAAACCCCAGAAAAAGACGCATTCTCAAAACGCGGAGCCGTTGTCACAGCCTTGGCGGCAGAATCTGGGGTATCTGCTCAGTCGAGATGCAGATATGGGCCGAGATTGTGAAGAAGATATGGCGATCCTTGGCTGTAACCCTCAGTGGATATTGTCCGAGGCTGCCACACGAATGGGAGTCATTGGATAAGGCGTTACAGCTGCCAAGACAAGCCTCGCGTGGCAAGTGCATATCCTTGGCGTTGGATAACAGAATCTGCGATATGGAGAAGACACCTTGGGGTTTGTGGGGAGGCCCATATCGTTGCCCACGGGGTAAGGAAATATCTTGGCTTGTGTATAAAACTGGTCCCTCGTCCACCGTTATTTCTCGCCCGTCGATCATCCAGCAACTTCTTCCCTTTTTTCATTCCCTAGCTTTCTTGCCGATTTCAGCAAGATGACAACCCATGACAATGTCTCTCAAGAGCCTACGCGCCCGaactcttcttctggctctgaGATGAAAGCTGAGGCGAGGGGCATTGAGGAAGCGCGCGGTGAGAACTATGAGTATGTTGATAAGCAGACTGAAAGGGCTATCCTCAGAAAGCTTGACTATCGCATTATTCCGATGGTTATGTGGGTGTATCTGATGAACATGATGGATCGAGGTATGTTACTCTACTATGCTCGCAAATGAAGGGTCTAACGAATTCCAGTCAACATTGGGAACGCTCGTCTATTCCGTATGGAAGAGGATCTTGGCTTGACAGGCAATGAGTTCCAACTCTCCGTCTCAGTACTCTTCGTCACCTACTGTGTAAGCCTCACCATTACCCATCATCCCAACAAACTAACATGAAACCAGCTTTTCGAATCACCCtccaacctcatcatcaagaaactAAAGCCCGCCTACTACCTCGCCGGCCTCACCATCGCATGGGGCATCGTCGCCACCTGCAGCGCCTGGGTGAACAACCTCGGCGCCCTCGTCGCATGCcgtctcctcctcggtctcTGCGAAGCCGGCTTCTTCCCCGGTGTAGTACTCTACCTCTCCATGTACTATGGCCGCAAGAGTCTTGCTCTTCGTATCGCTTACTTCTTCTCCACGGCTGCCATCTCTGGTGTCGCTGGTGGTCTTGTTGCGTACGGTATTAGCTTTATGGACGGTGCCATGGGCTGGAGTGCGTGGCGGTGGATCATTCTTATTAACGGAGCACCTACCATCGTCACTGGAGTTGTTATTCCCTTCGTTTTGCCTAATAGCCCTGAGACTGCTAAGTTTTTGACTGAAGAGGATAAGATCAACTTGCAGA harbors:
- a CDS encoding hypothetical protein (EggNog:ENOG41) is translated as MFKQRSHETHHNTHVPQIKANPGEYTVAVLGDSLFERFKTTGRMLSINKDSRILNLGVGGDKILNVQYRMDQGLVRLLKHHQPNIKTMYIHMGSNNLKKQGLRKSDADAYGAVVKQLRSEFPDMTVVITALFIQRGLELAVIEDANAKLKAIADDHGCAFLPFGDDQEGIMSEDNVHLNEFGYRK
- a CDS encoding hypothetical protein (EggNog:ENOG41) — encoded protein: MTTHDNVSQEPTRPNSSSGSEMKAEARGIEEARGENYEYVDKQTERAILRKLDYRIIPMVMWVYLMNMMDRVNIGNARLFRMEEDLGLTGNEFQLSVSVLFVTYCLFESPSNLIIKKLKPAYYLAGLTIAWGIVATCSAWVNNLGALVACRLLLGLCEAGFFPGVVLYLSMYYGRKSLALRIAYFFSTAAISGVAGGLVAYGISFMDGAMGWSAWRWIILINGAPTIVTGVVIPFVLPNSPETAKFLTEEDKINLQKIHDEQVGRARNNRELLKEDVLDGVKDWTTWAYCFALFPTLAMLYSFVVFLPTIVKAMGTWSSAEVQAMTVPVYAIGAITYLIGARLSDITQKRGFFVMGGIGSAIIGYGMLIAGKGAAVSYAGCCFVSIGIFLSSGISFAWVPANNPRYGKRAFSTGMHLTIGNASGVASPFLFSSQYAPHYRPGYGASMGMLVVSLILNIILHLHFKRQNKLRDDGKQDYLLEGKTEEEIESMGERSPRFRFTV